GACAAGGCTCTCCACTGGCCGGTGGggctctcctctcacctgcgGTCACCAGTCTCCAGGAGTGAGAGGCTGAGTCGTCCAGGACaaactcagaggagaacctctcCAGAGGAGGACCTCCTCCTGGTCTGTCTCCTGGAGTGGTGAGGTGCCCCCCCACTGACCTCACGTTAGAGGAGGCGGAAGCACGAACACTCATGGAGGGGTTCTTCAGTGGGGTCCTCCTAATGTGTGGCTGTGATCACCACAGGTCAGGGCAGGAGTGGAGCTCCTGGAGcatctacaacaacaacaacaacaacaggtgGAGGACGAAAGCTTGTGGTTGAGGGAGTGTTCACGGAGTGAAggtctcacactcacacactcgacCCACCGACCCACCGACTCGATCGAAGAGGGCAGGAGGCCGAAACAGGAAGGGTCGTGGTGGAGGCGAGTTGTGAGGAAgatcagagctgaaatgtgactTTCTTCAGCTGAGGTCCACAAGATTCACGTGGCGACCCGACACCCAGCAGCTTGCTCTTCCTTGGACGGACAAGTGAGGGCAGGGCCGCGCCGCCATCCCAGACTCATTACCTCCACGCCAGCATGTGAGGCCACATTGTGCCTGAGGACGGGGGGCCGGACCCGTCCTGCCCGAGTCCTCCCGAGTGTCAGAGTTAAAGAGCTTCTAATGGGATGGAGGTGCTGCGCTGTTTACCCGGCCCCCCGCCCCCCTGCACGCCTACTGCTTTGTGAAACTTTGTGGGCTTCCAGGGTCCACAATGGGCCGAGCACAGCGACAGATGGAGGTCTCTTACCCAGGGGGGGTCTGTGAAggagtgagagtgtgagtgaCTGCCGGGACAGGAACGtgtgcgagcgagcgagcgagcaaGCAATCTGTCCGTTCATTCAGCCCAGAAAAGTCCTCCCCAAGAGTCGGCTGACTCGGCACGTGAGAACCCGACAGACGAGCCGCACACCTCCCACTCTGCCGTCTGAAGACACAGAGAAAGAAGATGACAAGGAGCGACCTGACCCAGGTGTGGAGGGCAGAACCAACAGCCAGAACAGGAAGACACGTTCCGACACCAGAGAGCACAGGGTTCACTCGCCCAAAACGCTGCTTCCACAGTGAGCTGAGGCAGACTGGAGCACGTCAGAGTTAACGCTAGCCGCTAACACACGTGGAATTGAGTCTTTGTGTAAAGGTCGCACTGGAGGTCAAACGGTGATGTTGTTCATTCAccagagagggggggggggaggcCAGGGGAGCGGCAACAGATGGAGGTTCAGGTTGTAAACTCACATCTGAGTGTTCATCCGTCTGCTGCACCCAGGAACCTTCACGACTCCCAGGAAGAGAGTGAGTCTTAGGGAGCCAAATGACTCTGAGACACAGAGTCATGAGCAAAGCACAACAAGCGCAGAGAGTCGCGAGCAAAGCCAGTCACAAGGACGAGTCACAAGCGCAGAGAGTCGCGAGCAAAGCCAGTCACGAGGACGAGTCACAAGCGCAGAGAGTCGCGAGCAAAGCCAGTCACGAGGACGAGTCACAAGCGCAGAGAGTCGCGAGCAAAGCCAGTCACGAGGACGAGTCACAAGCGCAGAGAGTCGCGAGCAAAGCCAGTCACGAGGGCGAGTCACAAGCGCAGAGAGTCGCGAGCAAAGCCAGTCACGAGGACGAGTCACAAGCGCAGAGAGTCGCGAGCAAAGCCAGTCACGAGGGCGAGTCACAAGCGCAGAGAGTCGCGAGCAAAGCCAGTCACGAGGACGAGTCACAAGCGCAGAGAGTCGCGAGCAAAGCCAGTCACGAGGACGAGTCACAAGCGCAGAGAGTCGCGAGCAAAGCCAGTCACGAGGGCGAGTCACAAGCGCAGAGAGTCGCGAGCAAAGCCAGTCACGAGGACGAGTCACAAGCGCAGAGAGTCGCGAGCAAAGCCAGTCACGAGGACGAGTCACAAGCGCAGAGAGTCGCGAGCAAAGCCAGTCACGAGGACGAGTCACAAGCGCAGAGAGTCGCGAGCAAAGCCAGTCACAAGGACGAGTCACAAGCGCAGAGAGTCGCGAGCAAAGCCAGTCACGAGGACGAGTCACAAGCGCAGAGAGTCGCGAGCAAAGCCAGTCACGAGGACGAGTAACAAGCGCAGAGAGTCGCGAGCAAAGCCAGTCACGAGGACGAGTCACAAGCGCAGAGAGTCGCGAGCAAAGCCAGTCACAAGGACGAGTCACAAGCGCAGAGAGTCGCGAGCAAAGCCAGTCACAAGGACGAGTCACAAGCACACAAGCATAACCAAGTCATGAGCACACCGAGTCATGAGCATGAGTCATGACTGAATTGATATGAAGCCAAGCAATTCACAACCAACCATTCTGCAGAGCAAACAGACTCATGAGAAAACAGACTCCTGAGCAAACCAATGAAGGAAATCTGTGACTCCATTCACCACCACATTGAGTCACATCTGAAATGACTCAAAAATAATCCATCTGCGTAGAGTCAAGTACACAGTGAGTCATGGAGAAACTGAGTCATTTGGTTGATAAACCTGAGCTGTGACTTACGAGTGGACTGACTGGTGAGGAGTCAGCTGGAGATGGATATTTGGGGCGAGAGCAGGTCAGACCTGCCCTCATCCCGCCGGCCACACACGTGGAGCTGATGGAAAGGAAGTCGTCCTCTGTCGCCCGGCAACAG
This portion of the Synchiropus splendidus isolate RoL2022-P1 chromosome 18, RoL_Sspl_1.0, whole genome shotgun sequence genome encodes:
- the LOC128749743 gene encoding involucrin-like; the encoded protein is MTLRHRVMSKAQQAQRVASKASHKDESQAQRVASKASHEDESQAQRVASKASHEDESQAQRVASKASHEDESQAQRVASKASHEGESQAQRVASKASHEDESQAQRVASKASHEGESQAQRVASKASHEDESQAQRVASKASHEDESQAQRVASKASHEGESQAQRVASKASHEDESQAQRVASKASHEDESQAQRVASKASHEDESQAQRVASKASHKDESQAQRVASKASHEDESQAQRVASKASHEDE